TGATGGCATTGGGCTTCATTGCCATCACCGCGCTGATCTGCACCCTTCGCCCCCATCTGGGCGGCCCCTCGCGCAGCTTCGACTGGCAGGAACGTCTTGGCAGCCTGCTGCAACTGGTGCCTATCATCGTTCTTTTCGCGGTGGTGATCGGTTCGATCTATGCCGGCTGGGCAACGCCGACCGAATCCGCCGCCATTGGTGTGGTGATGGCGGCACTGATTGCCACGACGCTCGGCAGCGGGCTGAACCTGGCCGCAATCTCTCAGGCGCTGCATGGCACGATCCGCATTTCCGCAATGATCATGCTGGTGGTCGCCGGGGCCTCGTTCCTGAACTTCGCCATGACCTCGGCAGGGCTGGGGCGGCAGCTGACCGAGATGATCGGGGGGTCGGGCCTGTCGCCTTTTGGCACGCTGCTGCTGGTCATCGCGCTTTATCTGGTGCTGGGCTTCTTCATCGAAACCCTGTCGCTGATGGTCGCCACGATCCCTATCGTGGTGCCGATCATCGCCGGGCTGGGATATGACAAGGTCTGGTTCGGCGTGCTGATGATCGTGCTGATCGAAATGGCGCTGATCACCCCTCCGGTCGGTCTCAACCTGTTCGTCGTGCATGGCGTGCGCAAATCCGGTTCCATGAATGACGTGATCATGGGGGCCATCCCCTATGTGCTGGTGATGATCTGCATGATCGCCGCGCTGATCGCCCTGCCCGGCCTGGCGCTGTGGCTGCCGTCAATCCTGTGACCGGCCCCGATAACCTGAAAGGAATGACGATGCGTTTCATCGTGAACGACACACCGCTGGATCTCGATCCGGCCCATCTGATCATCGCGGGCTGGACCGGTCGTGACGCCGCCGCGATCCAGCACCATATCGACGAGCTGGCCGAACTGGGGGTCAAACCGCCCTCGACGACGCCACTGTTTTATCGCGTTTCGGCGGGATTGCTGACCACCGGTGACTCGATCCAGGTCGTCGGCAATGCCTCGTCGGGCGAGGTCGAGCCGATGATCCTGCAATCGGGCGGGCAACGCTGGCTGGGGCTTGGTTCGGACCACACCGACCGCGCGCTGGAGGCACATTCCGTCGCCATGTCGAAGCAGGTCTGCGCCAAGCCCTGCGCCGCCCGACTTTGGCCCTGGGAGGACGTCGCGGATCGTCTTGAGGATATCCGGCTGGAAAGCTGGATCGAAGAGGATGGCGAATGGGTTGTCTATCAGCAGGGAACGCTGGCCTCGATCCGCCCCCTGGGCGAGTTGATCGACGGCGGCAGTCTGGATGCGCTGTCCCGCGATGGTGCCGTGGCAATGATGTGCGGCACTTTCGGTGCCATTGGCGGTGTGCGCCCCGCCACGCGGTTCCGCATGACCATGACCGATCCGGCCCGCGACCGCAGCATCAGCCACGAATACAGCATGGTTCAACTGCCTGAGATCGCTTAGGTCAACGGTCGGGATCAACACAACTGCAGGAGCTTCAGCATGGGCGATGATGACAGCCTGACCCCGGAAATTCATCCCGCCGGGCCTGACGCATTGCTTTTGCGCTTTGCGCTGACGCCCTGCCCCGCCGCCATGGCTGCCGCGCAGGTGCTGGCGGCGCAGCTTGAACGCGATCCGCCGGAGGGCGTTGTTGAAATCGCCCCGGCACTGGTCTCGGTCCTGCTGCGCTTTGACCCCGCCATCACGCAACGCGCCACGCTGGCGCAGGCGGTGCTGACACGGGCCGATGCCATCGCAAGCCGGCATATGGCGCCGCCACCGCCGACACGGCGCTGGACCATCCCCGCCGCCTTTGGCGGGGAAAACGGTCCGCATCTTGAGCAGGTCGCCCGGAAGCTGTCCATCACCCCCGCGGCCGCCATTGCGCAGGTCTGTGACAGCGAGCTGCGCGTTCTGGCCATCGGCTTTGCACCGGGGCAGCCCTATATCGGCCTGCTGCCCGAACCATGGGATCTGCCGCGCCTGTCCGATCTGACGCCCTCGGTTCCCGCGGGGGCCGTGGTGGTGGCCGTGCGCCAGATCGTGATGTTTGGTGCACCCTCGGCCACCGGCTGGCGCCAGATCGCCCGCAGCGCCTTTCGCACCTTTCTGCCCGAGCGCGCCGAGCCGATGCCGCTGCGCCCTGGTGACGCCATCCGCTATGCACCGGTCTCGGATTCGGAAATTGCCGCTTTGGCCCGTCACGAGGACGGTCTGGGCGGCGCCAAGCTGGAGGTTCTGGCGTGACACATCTGACGATCGAACGCGCCGACGGCCTGCTGACCGTTCAGGATCTGGGCCGCCCCGGATATCTGGCCCAGGGCCTGTCGCGCGGAGGCGCCATGGACCGGCGTGCCCTGTTCGAGGCCTCCGCCCTGCTGGGGCATGACAGCCCTCTCGCGGCCATCGAGATGGCTGCGGCAGGCGGCGTGTTCACGGTTTCCCAGCCCACACGGGTCGCGCTGACCGGCGCGCCGATGATGGCAACACTGGATGACTCGCCGTTGCGCTGGCATGCGACGCATCTGCTGCAGCCGGGCCAGAAGCTGCGCATTGGTGGCGCCCAGGCGGGGGTCTATGGCTATCTGACGCCAGCAGGTGGCATCACCTGCGCCCCCTGGCTGAACAGCCGCGCCGCCCATCTGACCTGCGGGATCGGTGCCTTGTTGCAATCGGGCCAAGGCCTGCCCTGCGGCGTGGATGACACGCCCGACGCCCCGCCCCGCATCGTTGACGCCCAGCCCCGCTTCAATGGCGGCCTGCTGCGCATCGCACCGGGGCCGCAGACCGACCTGTTCGACACCGAGACGCTGGAACGTTTCCTGGGCGCGGAGTTCACCCGGGGGGCGCGCGGCAACCGGCAAGGGGTGCAGTTGGACGCGGACGCTCGTTTTACCAGCCGTTTCGCTGCCGGGCTGGCTTCGGATGTGATCGGGCCGGGCGATGTCCAGATGACCGGCGATGGCATTCCCTATGTGCTGATGGCCGAATGCCAGACCGTTGGCGGCTATCCCCGTATCGGCAGCGTCGTGCCCGCCGATCTGCCGATCATCGCGCAGGCTGCACCCGGCACGCGACTGCGCTTCCAGATGCTGACCACCGAACAGGCCGATGCCAGCTTTCGCAGCGACACCAGCCAGATCGCCGAGACACGGGCGCGCTGCCGCAACCTGATCCGCGACCCGGCGACGATCACCGACCTGCTGTCCTATCAACTGATCGGCGGCGTGACCGCCGGAACGGAACTGGAAGAGAACACATGCGCGTAGATCTGAATTCCGACATGGGTGAAGGTTTCGGCCCGTGGAATATGGGCGATGACGCCAGCTTGCTGGATATTGTCACCTCGGCCAATATCGCCTGCGGCTTTCACGCCGGAGACCCAGATGTGATGGCCCGCACCATGCGCCTTGCATCAGAAAACGGCGTCGGCATCGGTGCCCATCCGGGCTTTGCCGATCTGCAGGGATTTGGTCGCCGCAGGCTGCATCTGTCGGCTGAAGAACTGGGCAATATGGTCGCCTATCAGCTTGGCGCGGCCCGGGGCATCGCGCGCAGCATGGGCACGAATGTCCGGCACCTGAAGCTGCATGGCGCCCTGGCGAATATGGCCAGCGAGAACCCCGATATTGCGCGCGCCTGCTATTCGGCGGCCCTGCGCGTTGACCCCGAGTTGATCCTTGTCGTGCTGTCGGCCACCCCCATGCAGGCCGTGGCCGAGGATCTGGGTGCCAGATGGGCGGGCGAAATCTTTGCCGATCGCGCCTATAATGACGATGCCACCTTGCTCGACCGCAGCAGGCCGGGCGCAGTGCTGCATGACGCCACCGAGGCCGGACAGCGCATGGAGGCGATGATCCGCGCCGGGGCGATCATTACCGCCAGTGGCAAGCAGATCCCCTGCCGGATCGACACGATCTGCGTGCATGGCGACAGCGCCGATGCCGTGGCCATGGCCGGGGCCGTGCGCAACCACCTGACGGGCGCAGGCATTGCGGTGCGGCGATTTGACTGACCCGCGCGACTAACCGCGCGACAGTATCCAGGACATGACAACCTCGACCGCCTTGCCCCGTGCCGGTGACAGCCGCGACAGCAGGTAAAAATCGCGCTGGCCATTCAAGGCCCCGTCATGCACCTGCACCAGGCGGCCCGC
This is a stretch of genomic DNA from Paracoccus seriniphilus. It encodes these proteins:
- a CDS encoding 5-oxoprolinase subunit B family protein, whose product is MGDDDSLTPEIHPAGPDALLLRFALTPCPAAMAAAQVLAAQLERDPPEGVVEIAPALVSVLLRFDPAITQRATLAQAVLTRADAIASRHMAPPPPTRRWTIPAAFGGENGPHLEQVARKLSITPAAAIAQVCDSELRVLAIGFAPGQPYIGLLPEPWDLPRLSDLTPSVPAGAVVVAVRQIVMFGAPSATGWRQIARSAFRTFLPERAEPMPLRPGDAIRYAPVSDSEIAALARHEDGLGGAKLEVLA
- a CDS encoding TRAP transporter large permease is translated as MIWTVAISLLGLMALSIPVGIVLFLLGIGVGEFYSAFPLLRGLGQVVWSSSNSSTLIAIPLFVLLGEILVRGGVAERTYAALDKWLSWLPGGLVHANIATATMFSATSGSSVATAATVATVAMPQAERLNYDPRLFSGAIAAGGTLGILIPPSINLIVYGFLTETSIPQLFSAGLLPGLLMALGFIAITALICTLRPHLGGPSRSFDWQERLGSLLQLVPIIVLFAVVIGSIYAGWATPTESAAIGVVMAALIATTLGSGLNLAAISQALHGTIRISAMIMLVVAGASFLNFAMTSAGLGRQLTEMIGGSGLSPFGTLLLVIALYLVLGFFIETLSLMVATIPIVVPIIAGLGYDKVWFGVLMIVLIEMALITPPVGLNLFVVHGVRKSGSMNDVIMGAIPYVLVMICMIAALIALPGLALWLPSIL
- a CDS encoding DUF2848 domain-containing protein; its protein translation is MRFIVNDTPLDLDPAHLIIAGWTGRDAAAIQHHIDELAELGVKPPSTTPLFYRVSAGLLTTGDSIQVVGNASSGEVEPMILQSGGQRWLGLGSDHTDRALEAHSVAMSKQVCAKPCAARLWPWEDVADRLEDIRLESWIEEDGEWVVYQQGTLASIRPLGELIDGGSLDALSRDGAVAMMCGTFGAIGGVRPATRFRMTMTDPARDRSISHEYSMVQLPEIA
- a CDS encoding biotin-dependent carboxyltransferase family protein, with the protein product MTHLTIERADGLLTVQDLGRPGYLAQGLSRGGAMDRRALFEASALLGHDSPLAAIEMAAAGGVFTVSQPTRVALTGAPMMATLDDSPLRWHATHLLQPGQKLRIGGAQAGVYGYLTPAGGITCAPWLNSRAAHLTCGIGALLQSGQGLPCGVDDTPDAPPRIVDAQPRFNGGLLRIAPGPQTDLFDTETLERFLGAEFTRGARGNRQGVQLDADARFTSRFAAGLASDVIGPGDVQMTGDGIPYVLMAECQTVGGYPRIGSVVPADLPIIAQAAPGTRLRFQMLTTEQADASFRSDTSQIAETRARCRNLIRDPATITDLLSYQLIGGVTAGTELEENTCA
- a CDS encoding LamB/YcsF family protein — encoded protein: MRVDLNSDMGEGFGPWNMGDDASLLDIVTSANIACGFHAGDPDVMARTMRLASENGVGIGAHPGFADLQGFGRRRLHLSAEELGNMVAYQLGAARGIARSMGTNVRHLKLHGALANMASENPDIARACYSAALRVDPELILVVLSATPMQAVAEDLGARWAGEIFADRAYNDDATLLDRSRPGAVLHDATEAGQRMEAMIRAGAIITASGKQIPCRIDTICVHGDSADAVAMAGAVRNHLTGAGIAVRRFD